The following coding sequences lie in one Mycobacterium sp. Z3061 genomic window:
- a CDS encoding type IV toxin-antitoxin system AbiEi family antitoxin, whose product MTQNRSTPLPAALARAPLRTVRPRDAGAVYAHPRTQLVRLADRGLLHRLADGYYVVVPQDLVGRRWIPELEAAAAGIATTIYGHHDVVVMGPSAARLHGALPRAIATAIVAVPRRHHRIALTDRPAVVQFVQRDTRGLDAERISTELGLVLVTTPEQTVLDLAHRPTLGDNEADVPTAVATLYARSDRKHLEELATEQRLVASMRRAEEWAGVANGS is encoded by the coding sequence GTGACACAGAACCGCAGCACTCCGCTTCCTGCCGCACTGGCACGGGCGCCCCTGCGAACGGTGCGGCCACGCGATGCCGGCGCTGTTTACGCCCACCCCCGGACCCAGCTCGTACGGCTTGCCGATCGCGGTCTCCTGCACCGACTCGCCGACGGCTACTACGTCGTCGTCCCCCAGGACTTGGTGGGGCGCAGGTGGATCCCAGAGCTCGAAGCCGCCGCCGCGGGAATTGCCACCACGATTTACGGGCACCACGACGTAGTTGTCATGGGGCCCAGTGCCGCACGCCTGCACGGCGCCCTTCCGCGGGCGATAGCAACCGCAATCGTGGCAGTGCCACGCCGACACCATCGCATCGCACTGACCGATCGGCCCGCCGTCGTGCAATTCGTCCAGCGCGACACCCGCGGCCTGGACGCGGAACGCATCAGCACCGAACTGGGGCTGGTGTTGGTGACCACTCCCGAACAAACCGTGCTCGACCTGGCCCACCGCCCCACCCTCGGTGACAACGAAGCCGACGTACCGACCGCCGTCGCGACCCTCTACGCCCGCAGCGACAGAAAGCACCTCGAAGAACTCGCCACGGAACAGCGCCTGGTGGCCTCAATGCGCCGCGCCGAGGAGTGGGCCGGGGTCGCCAATGGATCCTGA
- a CDS encoding carboxymuconolactone decarboxylase family protein — protein MPLPADQLTRLVAFSDGRLSGLVRRVCAQTMSLPPLPNPVAVDAPESEAETVVAEFAEQFSADVSAITAEQRSLLLKTLGSNAFRVVVGIFIADFVPRVRAGFEALGVGSEYLKWVDGPIKWDDARDPSDELFSRFLPRVARERAVDPVTSELVRLRGAAAHNCRLCKSLREGHALDAGGTESLYDEIAQFENSVVLDERAKAALRYADALIWTPAHLAVDDAAEVRSRFSPDEAVELTFDIMRNASNKIAVSLAADAPRVESGTERYLIDVDGQTVFS, from the coding sequence ATGCCGCTTCCTGCTGACCAGCTGACCAGGCTGGTCGCGTTCTCCGACGGGCGTCTGTCCGGCCTGGTGCGCCGGGTGTGCGCTCAGACCATGTCGCTGCCGCCGTTGCCCAATCCCGTCGCCGTCGATGCGCCCGAGTCCGAGGCTGAAACCGTCGTCGCCGAGTTCGCCGAGCAGTTCAGCGCCGACGTCTCGGCGATCACCGCCGAACAACGATCTTTGCTGTTGAAGACGTTGGGGAGCAATGCCTTTCGGGTCGTCGTCGGGATTTTTATCGCTGACTTCGTGCCGCGGGTGCGGGCCGGGTTCGAGGCACTGGGTGTCGGCTCGGAGTACCTGAAATGGGTTGATGGGCCGATCAAGTGGGACGACGCGCGCGATCCCTCGGATGAGTTGTTCAGTCGGTTCCTGCCGAGGGTGGCCCGCGAACGGGCCGTGGACCCGGTCACCTCGGAGCTGGTGCGCCTGCGCGGTGCCGCCGCGCACAACTGCCGGCTGTGCAAGTCGCTGCGCGAGGGACACGCCCTGGACGCCGGTGGTACCGAGTCGCTGTACGACGAGATTGCGCAATTCGAGAACTCGGTCGTACTGGATGAACGCGCAAAAGCAGCGCTGCGGTATGCGGATGCGTTAATTTGGACGCCTGCGCACCTCGCCGTCGACGATGCCGCCGAGGTGCGCTCCCGCTTCTCGCCGGATGAGGCCGTGGAGTTGACGTTCGACATCATGCGCAATGCCAGTAACAAGATTGCCGTGTCGCTGGCTGCGGACGCGCCGCGGGTGGAGTCGGGGACCGAGCGGTATCTGATCGACGTCGATGGTCAGACGGTTTTCAGCTGA
- a CDS encoding cation-transporting P-type ATPase, which yields MADVTAAGLTTVEASARRARDGANTLPAAKRPSVFRRLLGELTHFFAVLLWAAAALAFFAKLPQLSVAIIAVIVLNGVFALIQQARADRAADRLQEMLPTRVTVFRDGRRRLIEAEDVVVGDVLLLESGDRVPADAVVLAENRLLVDSSMLTGESQANSVAEGEALFAGTFVVEGDSRARVTAIGQHTRLAGIARLSTSTAKPDTPLTRGLNGVVRLTAAISVSVGALFLLVCLLIGNPVQQAFVFAIGVTVALVPEALLPTVTLSLAWGSEQMAKRQILVRNLEAVETLGSTTFICTDKTGTLTRNQMTVVETWTPAGTVSVDGAGYGPTATLTPSSPAATDAARTLALAAERCSTGYAEEVHGQWRAHGDPMEAALDALARRLGVDTVEDRRAGPAELRFPFDPRLRRMAVVLADEIVVKGAPDAVLPLCGDDPAPHQAMDALTARGLRVLAVAAAARNGRTPRDQTDCDQGLRLLGLIGLQDPPRDDVSESLRACRAAGVKVAMVTGDHPATATTIADEVGLRFPDSPVLSGTDLPEDERQLAALLDHDGAVIARVSPEDKLRIARALRSRGHVVAMTGDGVNDAPALHESDIGVAMGLSGTDVARAAADLVLLDDSFAGIVAGIEQGRATFVNIRRFLTYHLTDNVAELAPFLVWALSGGYFPLALGVLQIIALDLGTDTLSAVALGAEPPAKHLLEGPPVHGRLMNRTVLRRAFGLLGPLEAFLSLAAFVVSLLALGWLPGNPFPTGHALAAASGAAFITVVLAQTANVFACRSSSRWPGALGWFTNRLLVPAALTGLVISLLELWVPPIARLLGQWNPPLWGWIVALASMPILLAVDALDKRARQLKTV from the coding sequence ATGGCCGATGTGACGGCAGCAGGCCTGACCACTGTGGAAGCCTCCGCACGGCGTGCGCGGGACGGCGCCAACACGTTGCCCGCGGCCAAGCGACCCTCCGTCTTCCGCCGCCTGCTCGGAGAGCTGACGCACTTTTTCGCCGTATTGCTGTGGGCGGCCGCCGCGTTGGCCTTCTTCGCGAAGCTCCCGCAACTCAGCGTCGCGATCATCGCCGTGATCGTGCTCAACGGGGTCTTCGCGCTGATTCAGCAGGCTCGGGCGGATCGCGCGGCCGACCGACTGCAGGAGATGCTGCCAACGCGCGTAACAGTCTTCCGCGACGGCCGGCGGCGTCTGATCGAGGCCGAGGACGTCGTCGTCGGCGACGTGCTGCTGCTGGAAAGCGGCGACCGGGTGCCGGCCGACGCCGTGGTGCTGGCCGAGAATCGGTTGCTGGTCGACTCGTCGATGCTCACCGGCGAGAGCCAGGCCAATTCCGTCGCCGAGGGCGAAGCGCTCTTTGCGGGCACCTTCGTCGTCGAGGGCGACTCCCGCGCCCGCGTCACGGCGATCGGCCAACACACGCGGCTGGCCGGGATCGCCCGGCTGTCGACGTCGACCGCGAAGCCCGACACGCCCTTGACTCGCGGCCTCAACGGCGTCGTGCGGCTCACCGCCGCGATCTCGGTCAGCGTCGGCGCGCTGTTCCTCCTTGTCTGCCTGCTCATCGGCAACCCGGTCCAGCAGGCCTTCGTGTTCGCGATCGGTGTGACGGTCGCACTGGTTCCCGAGGCACTGCTGCCGACAGTGACACTCTCGCTGGCCTGGGGCTCGGAGCAGATGGCCAAACGGCAGATCCTGGTGCGCAACCTCGAGGCGGTCGAAACGCTCGGTTCGACCACCTTCATCTGCACCGACAAGACCGGGACACTGACCCGGAACCAGATGACCGTCGTCGAAACATGGACGCCCGCCGGCACAGTCAGCGTGGACGGCGCCGGCTACGGGCCAACGGCAACTCTCACACCGTCCTCCCCCGCCGCAACAGACGCCGCGCGCACCCTGGCCCTGGCCGCCGAACGTTGCTCCACCGGCTACGCCGAAGAAGTCCACGGGCAATGGCGGGCGCACGGCGATCCGATGGAGGCGGCCCTGGACGCCCTGGCCCGACGCCTCGGTGTCGACACGGTCGAGGACCGCCGCGCCGGGCCGGCGGAACTACGGTTCCCCTTTGACCCCCGACTGCGCCGCATGGCGGTCGTGCTGGCCGACGAGATCGTGGTCAAAGGCGCGCCGGACGCCGTCCTTCCGCTCTGCGGTGACGACCCGGCGCCTCACCAGGCGATGGACGCACTCACCGCGCGCGGGCTGCGGGTACTCGCCGTCGCCGCCGCTGCGAGGAACGGCCGAACCCCGCGCGATCAGACCGACTGCGATCAGGGGCTGCGACTGCTCGGCCTAATCGGACTGCAGGATCCGCCGCGTGACGACGTGTCGGAGTCGCTGCGGGCGTGCCGCGCGGCCGGTGTGAAGGTGGCGATGGTGACCGGCGACCATCCGGCCACCGCGACGACCATCGCCGACGAGGTGGGCCTGCGGTTCCCCGACTCACCGGTGCTGTCGGGGACCGACCTACCCGAAGATGAGCGCCAGCTCGCGGCTCTGCTGGACCACGACGGTGCGGTCATTGCCCGGGTATCGCCGGAGGACAAGCTTCGGATCGCCCGGGCGCTGCGCTCCCGCGGCCACGTGGTGGCGATGACGGGAGACGGGGTCAACGACGCTCCGGCACTGCACGAGTCCGATATCGGTGTGGCCATGGGACTTTCAGGCACCGATGTCGCCCGCGCGGCCGCCGACCTGGTCCTGCTCGACGACTCCTTCGCCGGCATCGTCGCCGGCATCGAGCAGGGACGCGCGACCTTCGTCAACATCCGACGCTTCCTGACCTACCACCTGACCGACAACGTCGCCGAGCTGGCGCCGTTTCTCGTCTGGGCGCTGTCCGGCGGATACTTTCCGCTGGCGCTCGGTGTCCTGCAGATCATCGCGCTCGACCTCGGCACCGACACCCTGTCCGCGGTCGCGCTCGGCGCCGAACCACCCGCCAAGCACCTGCTGGAGGGACCGCCCGTGCATGGGCGGCTGATGAACCGCACGGTGCTGCGCCGGGCCTTCGGTCTGCTGGGTCCGCTGGAAGCGTTTCTCTCGCTCGCCGCCTTCGTCGTGTCCCTACTGGCGTTGGGCTGGCTGCCCGGGAACCCGTTCCCCACCGGGCACGCGCTGGCCGCGGCATCCGGCGCGGCATTCATCACCGTCGTCCTGGCCCAGACAGCCAACGTTTTCGCCTGCCGTTCATCGTCCCGCTGGCCGGGAGCGCTGGGGTGGTTCACCAACCGGTTGCTGGTCCCAGCGGCCCTCACCGGGCTGGTGATCTCGCTGCTCGAACTGTGGGTGCCACCTATCGCGCGGCTGCTGGGCCAGTGGAACCCACCGCTGTGGGGATGGATCGTGGCACTTGCCTCGATGCCGATCCTGCTGGCTGTCGACGCGCTGGATAAGCGAGCGCGTCAGCTGAAAACCGTCTGA
- a CDS encoding TldD/PmbA family protein, protein MITPQHVINIVLDEAAKIGRADETMVLVTDTVEASLRWANSTMTTNGVAVTRSIAIISIVRQGDSAYVGTVVTGEADPTVLPQLVASSQDAARSAPEAGDAAPLLGDSGEPADWDAPVPGTGAGVFSSITGALCRGFRGSDRLYGYAHHSVSTTFLASSTGLRRRYTQPTGAIEVNAKRGEASAWAGIGTSDFVDVPIDSLLSDLSTRLEWSSRSVELPAGRYETIMPPSTVADMMIYLAWKMSGRAAQEGRTALSAPGGGTRVGERLTGLPLTLFSDPMAPGLACTPFVAVSNSSETVSVFDNGMEINQVDWIRDGVINALAYPRATAARFDAPVGVACDNIIMTGGTVELADMIAATERGLLLTTLWYIREVDPTTLLLTGLTRDGVYLIEDGEVTGSVNNFRFNESPLDLLRRATEAGVSEKTLPREWGDWATRAAMPSLRIPDFHMSSVSQAQ, encoded by the coding sequence ATGATCACACCTCAGCACGTCATCAACATCGTCCTGGACGAGGCTGCCAAGATCGGGCGCGCCGACGAGACCATGGTGCTGGTGACCGACACGGTCGAGGCATCGTTGCGCTGGGCGAACAGCACGATGACCACCAACGGCGTCGCGGTCACCCGTAGCATCGCGATTATTTCCATTGTCCGACAGGGTGATAGCGCGTATGTCGGCACGGTGGTCACGGGCGAGGCGGACCCGACGGTGCTGCCCCAGCTGGTCGCGTCATCGCAGGATGCGGCCCGCTCCGCGCCGGAGGCCGGGGACGCGGCGCCGCTGCTGGGCGACTCCGGGGAGCCGGCCGACTGGGATGCGCCGGTGCCCGGTACCGGCGCCGGGGTGTTCAGCAGCATCACCGGTGCGTTGTGCCGGGGTTTCCGGGGCAGTGACCGGTTGTACGGCTATGCGCACCACAGCGTTTCGACGACGTTCCTGGCGTCGTCGACCGGGCTGCGCCGGCGTTACACCCAGCCGACCGGGGCGATCGAGGTCAACGCCAAGCGTGGTGAAGCCAGCGCCTGGGCCGGGATCGGAACCTCGGATTTCGTTGACGTGCCGATTGATTCGCTGCTTTCGGATCTTTCGACCCGCCTGGAGTGGTCGTCGCGGTCGGTGGAACTGCCGGCCGGCCGCTACGAGACGATCATGCCTCCCTCGACGGTCGCCGACATGATGATCTACCTGGCCTGGAAGATGTCCGGTCGCGCCGCCCAGGAGGGCCGCACCGCGCTGTCGGCGCCGGGCGGTGGGACGCGGGTAGGGGAGCGGCTCACGGGTCTGCCGCTCACCCTGTTCTCCGACCCGATGGCTCCGGGCCTGGCATGCACGCCGTTCGTCGCGGTGAGCAACTCCTCGGAGACCGTGTCGGTGTTCGACAACGGCATGGAGATCAACCAGGTCGACTGGATCCGTGACGGCGTGATCAACGCGCTGGCCTACCCGCGGGCCACCGCCGCGCGGTTCGACGCCCCGGTGGGGGTCGCCTGCGACAACATCATCATGACCGGCGGGACGGTCGAGCTCGCCGATATGATCGCCGCCACCGAGCGGGGACTGCTGCTGACCACGTTGTGGTACATCCGCGAGGTTGACCCGACCACCCTGCTGCTGACGGGGCTGACGCGTGACGGCGTGTACCTGATCGAGGACGGCGAGGTGACGGGGTCGGTCAACAACTTCCGGTTCAACGAGAGCCCGCTGGACCTGCTCAGGCGGGCGACCGAGGCCGGTGTCAGCGAGAAGACGCTGCCGCGCGAGTGGGGTGACTGGGCCACCCGGGCGGCGATGCCGTCGTTGCGGATACCCGACTTCCATATGTCCTCGGTGAGCCAGGCGCAGTAG
- a CDS encoding fatty acid desaturase → MAITDVAAFAHLTDADIENLGTELDAIRRDIEESLGARDARYIRRTIAAQRALELTARVMLAGSAKRPVKWAGTATLALAKIIENMEIGHNVMHGQWNWMNDPEIHSTTWEWDMNAASKHWRNAHNFQHHKYTNILDMDDDVGYFILRVTRDQPWQPYNLGNLPYNLILALAFEWAIGLQTVDLEKYFEDGPDGDIARQRTSEFVTKVSRQIVKDYVAFPALTALSPAATYTSTLKANAVANVIRSVWAHAVIVCGHFPDGAEKFTTTDMAGETRGEWYLRQMLGSANFEAGPVLRFLSGHLCHQIEHHLFPDLPSNRLREASVKVRALCEKYDLPYTTASFAVQYGKTWRTIAKLSLPNKFLRATADDAPETRSERMFAHLKPVDAKLITGRRRGLKTALTRARRKAAAETP, encoded by the coding sequence ATGGCGATCACGGACGTTGCGGCGTTCGCCCACCTGACCGATGCCGACATCGAGAATCTGGGCACAGAACTCGACGCCATCCGGCGCGACATCGAGGAGTCCCTGGGTGCGCGCGATGCCCGCTACATCCGCCGCACCATCGCCGCTCAACGTGCCCTGGAACTCACCGCCCGGGTCATGCTCGCCGGCAGTGCAAAACGCCCGGTCAAATGGGCGGGAACCGCGACGCTCGCCCTGGCCAAGATCATCGAGAACATGGAGATCGGCCACAACGTCATGCACGGCCAGTGGAACTGGATGAACGATCCCGAGATTCACTCCACCACGTGGGAATGGGACATGAACGCCGCGTCCAAGCACTGGCGCAACGCCCACAACTTCCAGCACCACAAGTACACGAACATCCTCGACATGGATGACGACGTCGGCTATTTCATCCTGCGAGTCACCCGTGACCAACCGTGGCAGCCCTACAACCTCGGAAATCTGCCCTACAACCTCATCCTTGCGCTCGCGTTCGAGTGGGCGATCGGTCTGCAGACTGTCGACCTGGAAAAGTACTTCGAGGATGGTCCCGACGGGGACATCGCCCGCCAGCGGACAAGCGAGTTCGTCACCAAGGTCAGCCGGCAGATCGTCAAGGATTACGTCGCGTTTCCCGCCCTCACCGCGCTCTCACCTGCCGCCACCTACACCTCGACCCTGAAAGCCAACGCGGTGGCCAATGTGATCCGCAGCGTCTGGGCACACGCGGTCATCGTGTGCGGCCATTTCCCGGACGGCGCAGAGAAATTCACCACGACCGACATGGCCGGCGAGACCAGGGGCGAGTGGTATCTGCGCCAGATGCTGGGCAGCGCCAACTTCGAGGCCGGGCCCGTGTTGCGGTTCTTGAGCGGCCACCTGTGCCACCAGATCGAGCACCACCTGTTCCCCGACCTGCCCAGCAACCGGCTGCGCGAAGCCTCGGTAAAGGTCCGGGCATTGTGCGAGAAGTACGACTTGCCCTACACCACAGCCAGTTTCGCCGTTCAGTACGGCAAGACGTGGCGAACGATCGCGAAGTTGTCGCTGCCGAACAAATTCCTGCGGGCCACCGCTGACGACGCACCGGAAACCCGGAGTGAGCGAATGTTCGCCCACCTCAAGCCCGTTGACGCCAAGCTAATTACCGGTCGCCGCCGCGGACTGAAGACCGCGCTCACCCGGGCGCGCCGCAAGGCCGCAGCCGAAACACCCTGA
- a CDS encoding nitroreductase family deazaflavin-dependent oxidoreductase encodes MPFLRESPIRGRRLRLHEALGERLAMSRLGSQLGMHLAPRIDKVLIPRTNGRLSTAGPNRTGLVTTTGAKSGRPRTNPLTLIEDSDGLLAIGSNYGRPSHPGWSANLLAHPECTVEYKGPPRQYRAELLSGQDRADAWARAVDFFIGYENYRAKCAPREIRVFRLRPCGAPG; translated from the coding sequence ATGCCGTTTCTGCGCGAGAGTCCCATCCGTGGCCGGCGGCTGCGGCTCCACGAAGCTCTGGGGGAGCGGCTCGCCATGAGCCGGCTCGGATCCCAGCTCGGGATGCACCTGGCGCCCCGGATCGACAAGGTGCTGATTCCCCGGACGAATGGGCGGCTGAGCACGGCCGGTCCCAACCGGACGGGCCTGGTGACGACGACCGGCGCCAAATCCGGCAGGCCGCGCACGAATCCGCTGACGCTGATTGAAGATTCGGATGGATTGCTGGCGATCGGCTCCAATTACGGGCGCCCTTCGCACCCGGGTTGGAGCGCGAATCTGTTGGCCCATCCCGAATGCACGGTCGAGTACAAGGGGCCGCCGCGGCAGTATCGCGCCGAGTTGCTGAGCGGGCAGGATCGCGCTGATGCGTGGGCCAGGGCGGTCGACTTCTTCATCGGGTACGAGAACTATCGCGCCAAGTGCGCGCCGCGCGAGATCAGGGTGTTTCGGCTGCGGCCTTGCGGCGCGCCCGGGTGA
- a CDS encoding PE family protein produces MSFVIVTPDFMTTAAADLARIESVLRVAHTAAATSTTQVLAAAEDEVSAAVAALFSAHGREYQALNAQATAFHDGFARALAASAGSYASAEAAAASPLQAAQDAVLGAINAPFLTLTGRPLIGDGANGLPGTGQAGGAGGWLIGNGGNGGSGKPGTGNGAGGIGGAGGAAGLWGHGGNGGAGGIGGSSGGIGGNGGAGGANGWIGGGNGGAGGPGGTGGTGAPGGNGGVGGPNIQLLSLNGTGGTGGAGGNGGAGHAGVDSTVAQGNGGTGFVGGAGGQGGAGGANQALLGGSGGAGGTGGTGGLGGTGGAGSTPDAAHLVAGNGGTGGAGGAAGAGGAGGAGGMLLGHPGSGGLGGTGGAGGAGGTGGAGNAHTGFSFGGAGGNGGIGGAGGFGGNSSGTGINGTGGGGGAGGAGGTGGYNIGVSGTGDVLIGGGGGGGGVGGRAGSGGTGGTGGGGGGGTGGTGGVGGTGGGAFEVDGLTFRLAAGGGHGGSGGAGATASGSTGGFGGAGGGGGGGGVTDNGIATGGGGGGGGGAATAGGVGGTGGLGGWATCVAPGTGQGGNPGIGGAGTGGGGGGGAFAINAFLGAGVANGGAGTDGAAGGAGGATGNSVDINMGGRGGKGAIVGVGGTGGEGGAGAKWFGGGGGLNGQF; encoded by the coding sequence ATGTCGTTCGTGATCGTAACGCCGGATTTTATGACCACGGCCGCAGCGGATTTGGCCCGTATCGAGTCGGTGCTTCGGGTCGCACATACGGCCGCAGCAACGTCGACGACGCAGGTGCTGGCGGCTGCCGAGGACGAGGTGTCAGCGGCGGTCGCGGCGCTGTTCTCCGCTCACGGCCGCGAGTACCAGGCGCTCAACGCCCAGGCGACCGCGTTCCATGACGGATTCGCCCGGGCATTGGCCGCAAGCGCCGGTTCGTATGCCAGCGCGGAGGCCGCCGCCGCCTCGCCGCTGCAGGCTGCGCAGGACGCGGTGCTGGGCGCGATCAATGCACCCTTCCTGACGCTGACCGGGCGCCCGCTGATCGGTGACGGCGCCAACGGACTGCCAGGTACCGGACAAGCCGGCGGGGCCGGCGGGTGGCTGATCGGCAACGGCGGCAATGGTGGCTCGGGCAAGCCAGGCACGGGCAACGGCGCTGGCGGTATTGGCGGGGCCGGCGGCGCGGCCGGCCTCTGGGGCCACGGCGGCAATGGTGGCGCCGGGGGAATCGGCGGCTCGTCGGGAGGGATCGGCGGTAACGGCGGGGCCGGGGGTGCCAATGGGTGGATCGGAGGCGGTAACGGTGGTGCCGGCGGGCCCGGCGGCACCGGTGGGACTGGCGCACCCGGCGGCAACGGTGGAGTCGGCGGGCCCAACATTCAGCTGTTGTCGTTGAACGGCACTGGTGGTACCGGCGGGGCCGGTGGTAACGGCGGGGCCGGCCATGCCGGCGTCGACAGCACCGTGGCACAAGGGAACGGCGGTACCGGTTTCGTAGGCGGTGCCGGCGGTCAAGGCGGCGCCGGAGGCGCCAACCAGGCGCTGCTGGGCGGATCCGGCGGAGCCGGCGGCACAGGCGGCACAGGCGGACTCGGCGGGACGGGTGGTGCGGGCTCGACGCCAGACGCAGCCCACCTCGTGGCTGGTAATGGTGGCACCGGCGGGGCTGGCGGTGCTGCCGGAGCGGGAGGTGCAGGTGGCGCCGGCGGAATGCTGTTGGGGCACCCCGGCAGCGGCGGCCTAGGCGGTACCGGCGGTGCGGGCGGCGCCGGCGGCACCGGCGGTGCGGGCAACGCCCACACCGGGTTCAGCTTCGGCGGCGCCGGCGGCAACGGTGGCATCGGCGGCGCCGGCGGCTTCGGTGGCAACTCCAGCGGCACGGGTATCAACGGCACCGGTGGCGGGGGCGGTGCCGGCGGCGCGGGCGGCACCGGCGGCTACAACATCGGTGTCTCGGGCACCGGCGACGTGCTCATCGGCGGTGGTGGTGGCGGAGGCGGGGTCGGCGGCCGTGCCGGCAGTGGCGGCACTGGCGGCACCGGCGGCGGTGGAGGTGGCGGTACCGGCGGCACCGGCGGGGTCGGCGGCACCGGAGGTGGTGCCTTCGAAGTCGACGGCTTGACCTTCCGACTGGCGGCGGGGGGCGGCCACGGCGGGAGCGGCGGCGCCGGTGCCACCGCTTCCGGGAGCACAGGCGGCTTCGGCGGTGCCGGCGGTGGCGGTGGTGGCGGTGGTGTCACGGATAACGGCATCGCTACCGGCGGCGGCGGTGGTGGTGGCGGCGGGGCCGCCACGGCCGGAGGTGTCGGCGGCACAGGCGGTCTGGGCGGTTGGGCCACCTGTGTCGCGCCCGGAACCGGCCAGGGCGGCAACCCCGGAATTGGCGGAGCCGGCACCGGCGGCGGCGGCGGTGGCGGCGCCTTCGCAATAAACGCGTTCCTTGGCGCCGGGGTTGCCAACGGCGGAGCCGGCACCGACGGCGCCGCCGGCGGGGCGGGCGGGGCCACCGGCAACAGCGTCGATATCAACATGGGAGGCCGCGGCGGCAAAGGCGCCATCGTCGGTGTCGGCGGCACCGGAGGCGAAGGCGGTGCCGGCGCCAAATGGTTCGGTGGGGGCGGCGGCCTGAACGGTCAGTTCTGA
- a CDS encoding nucleotidyl transferase AbiEii/AbiGii toxin family protein translates to MDPDERDSVATQFGVSAEQVERDHLISHLLGFLSRDFGDQIHFIGGTALARTHLPDGRLSEDIDLIAVGSRKDVADALDAALPRALARTHGRLTVEPALAATPNVTAAVLRPTQGRPVRLQLLSARERTVWPTERRRLVQRYTDAPAAELIVPTLPAFAASKTATWADRLAPRDLWDLWALSGLGAIDAHAAALFRQHGPTNQNPAPHMFTRAPSDAQWQAQLAGQTRLSVSATEALTVVRVAWMRASRPAQTSQTMNKR, encoded by the coding sequence ATGGATCCTGACGAACGCGATTCCGTTGCAACACAGTTCGGCGTCTCCGCCGAACAGGTCGAGCGCGACCACCTGATCTCCCACCTCCTGGGCTTCCTGAGCCGAGACTTCGGTGACCAAATCCACTTCATCGGCGGCACCGCCCTGGCCCGCACCCATCTGCCGGACGGCCGCCTCAGCGAGGACATCGACCTCATCGCCGTCGGCAGCCGCAAGGACGTCGCGGACGCGCTCGACGCGGCGCTCCCGCGCGCCCTGGCGCGCACCCACGGCCGACTCACTGTGGAACCGGCGCTGGCCGCCACACCGAACGTCACGGCGGCGGTCCTGCGCCCCACACAAGGGCGACCCGTCCGACTGCAGCTGCTCTCGGCACGCGAGCGCACCGTATGGCCGACCGAACGTCGGCGCTTGGTCCAGCGCTACACCGACGCTCCCGCCGCCGAACTAATCGTGCCCACGCTTCCCGCGTTCGCAGCATCGAAGACCGCGACGTGGGCGGACCGTCTCGCGCCACGTGACCTCTGGGACCTGTGGGCTCTGAGCGGGCTCGGCGCGATCGACGCGCACGCGGCAGCCCTGTTCCGACAACACGGACCCACCAACCAGAACCCAGCGCCGCACATGTTCACCCGTGCGCCGTCCGACGCCCAATGGCAGGCGCAGTTGGCCGGCCAGACCCGCCTAAGCGTCTCGGCCACCGAGGCGCTCACGGTCGTTCGCGTTGCGTGGATGCGGGCATCACGACCTGCACAAACCTCGCAAACCATGAATAAACGATGA